In the genome of Malania oleifera isolate guangnan ecotype guangnan chromosome 5, ASM2987363v1, whole genome shotgun sequence, the window TTAGAAGCTTGGAACTTGGACTATAGATTTGGATTTTTATGGATTTGGATAAAgtgcaatacaaaattatattaaatttcatccaaatccaaattcaaggccTAAAATTAATGCTCCGAACACAACCTCAGTTTAACTTAAAAATCCACCCCCAGTAATAGATGAAGTTCAGAAAAAGTCTGCAGAACATAATTTAATAGCAGATCGAGAAAAGGCATCTTGAATCTTGATGCACCTGCAAGTCATGGACAAGTGTCAACTTTCAAGGCATTCAAATGCTAGGAAAATGTGACAACAGAGGAAAGAGGTTACTTCCCATCACTCTTTCAAAACTCATCCCAAATAATAAAGCCTAAACATCAACTTACGGTTTGATATAATAACAATGTTAAAGGTTTCAGATAATTTCAGAAGTTCTTGCATTAAAGTATTTCCTCAATAGGCTTTTTCAAGGATGTGGAAAAATGGATACAGACCTCAATTTTCCAACTCCTTTGAACTTCTTATGCAGACATCAATTATAGAAACTTAATGAACACTGCTAGGGTTTCACTACACATATTCATGCCAATACTTCCTTTTTCTCATGTTGATTAACGTATGAAAACTATGCACCACTGACACCAAGAAGCTGAAAAGAAGAACCAATCTTAATGGCCAAACAATACAAGATCTGCAGTTTTAAATGTAATTGTGGGTATACCTTTTGTTTAATCCAGTTATATTTTTCAAGTTAAGGCTTCCCTTGATTTTCAAGTTTCAATCTCATAAATCTTGATGCCCAACCATCGGATCTCAAGCATGATCCTTCCCAACCATTGAATATTTTACTTCCCTAAACATTGTTGTTGTCGTTCATATAATATGGCTCAACATGTAAACAAAAAATTAATCGGTTATGTTAGCAAAACTCACATAATTTAGTAATATCTACTGACAGTCACAAACCATGTAATTACTAAATTAAATGAAAAAGGTAATGCCACAGTGATATGTATGTGCATTAGATCCAGAGGACTAGATTGCCATCACAACACACATAATGTGAGAACCTACACCATCAATTTTCTTTAAAAAGTTGATTGGCcgcatttattttcatttttacatTTCGAGAACATTCTTGCTAATTTCTAAAACAAACATAAGGGGGCAACTTGAGGTTATCGGGAATGCATTTTTTCACACTATTTTCAACCAGATTCATACATAAGCAGACTGACTGACTGAAAGAGGGCAGAAACTGAAACCTCAACTTAGATTACGCGCAACCCAGCCATCCCAACCATTGCCAGTCACTGGCAGATAAATTGACCGACAGGAATTGAGGATTTCTTGCTGTTGTTTCACTTCCTTTTGATTGTAACACATGGGTCTGACTGCTCACACATGCCACTAGAATGCATTTTTGGTACATCTTTATATTTAGGACAAAATATACTAGCATCCCCATAGATTTATTGAAACGAACATTCAAAAAATGGCACTGACCTTGACATTTAAACGCAACAGTACTAACACCCACTCCATCGGTTGACtcatcttttatatatataattaagagTCCATGCTGCCCTTTCTAAATTATGGGAAGATTTATGACACAGATAGCAAATACTTATTACATCCTTTTACTGATATGCATCTTCTTCCAAAGTGCATTTTCAACCACTGTTTTTACTGAAACTCATCCAAGGAGAGTAATAGTGTAAGAGCTTTTGGGGGTATTTAGGGCTTCTCCACTTAACATTTAGCGGGTTCAATTTGACAAGTATATCAAGCCTTCATTGGAGGTCAACTAACAATGGGGTATATACTGTCATCCTATGTAAATGTCAAGTTGATGTCATTTTTTGAACATTAAGAGAAGTCCACGTCTTTTTATCAAACCTCTAGTCAATGTATTTTTACCTTATATTCAATAACAAACATCAACTTTTAAAGTGTAAAATTAACCACTCTAAATTATTTTCTCAACTAATAATACTGATTATAGATAATCCCCAAATCAAATTACCTCCACCCCAtcgcatttaaaaaaaaaattgaagtaggTAAATTTGCAACGTATACGTATGCAGTTTTAGTACATATGAAACTAGTCAAGTTGAAACCATCTCCATCTGAGGTCCAACTAACATTGGAGCGTCGATCTTGAAATTAATCCCACTTTATATTATCCTAAAGACGAAATAACACGATGCAATTGTTAAAAGCAGTGAGAAAGAGAGAGCTAACCCGCATCATATGTAGAGCCTCACGAGGTCTCAATAATGAATTCCCTTGAGCAGAACTAGCTCCAGAGTGAATATTCACAGGGCTTGGCATCCCCATCATGCTGGAGGAGAGCATACTTCCAGAATTCAGCATAGATGAGGAGGCAATTCCTGGTAACCCTGGTCTTGGCATTGGCATGCTTCTGTTTGGCCCGCACATCATGCCCATACTATTTCCACCAGGCAGCATGCGAACACCACGGTCAGTCCCAGGAACAGACAAGCTGGCTTGTTGAATGTTTCGACCAGATAACATATGGTTATACTGTTGCATTCTTTGCTGCTCTTCAACTGGCAATGATGATGCTCTTGGGACACCATATCTACCATCCCTGACAAATAGGATGAACAATGTGACAGGCCATAAAATTGAATTATCACAAAATGCACAGTTAATGTCAATATAAGAGCAAATTACCTAACAGAGCCATTCAGTGGAGCAGATGGAGATGACAAGTTACTGCCAAGGATCATACCAGAAGATCCCTGTAGCGAGGAATTTGCACCAGAAGCAGGAAGTATTGATGCTACAGAACCTTGATTTGAAATTGGTAAACCACTAGTGTGCGAGCCTTGGTACCCAAGGGAGAGAACATCAGGATTTGATGTGGCCGCATCAATGAGATCAAGAGgccttcattaaaaaataaataacaataacaatagtgaaaaaaaaaaaagaaatatagtTAATAACAAAATTTCTGAATTTCATAAGACAAAATGTTACATTCCAGAAAAGTgttaaacaaaatataattaaacacCAATGAATGAATCACTATGGCTTTTATGCACTATGtcgttaaaaaaataaaatccaaagaAACATTACAACTTACGTTAAAGTAACACCATTCAGGTTATTGGGGCAGACTTGGGAAAGAGCAACGATATGAGAATTGTGGATTCCTGTTGCTATTTGTTTTGATTCCTGTTTAtcattctttgaaaaaaaaaaaaaatgaggaataATACAAGTAAGCTCAAAGTCACAAAAGAAAACATCAAAATAATGGAATTTATTAGGTTGTTTTCAGTGATTGGCATCCACACTCCAAGATATTCACAGAGGGGTCTTTCTACATTGTATTTTATTCTATTACATTTTTTGCTGCTATGCTACTCAAGGTTGCCATATGCTGCTTAAATTTTACAGACCAAGGGAGAAAAAAGAAGTCCACACAGCTGGCTCAAAATGCTTATCCCCAACCATGACTAGGTGAGAAAATATATAAGGGGCAAAGTGACAAGCTGAGCTTTAATTCAATTGATAACAAAATTTTAAGGCACACGATAAATGCATGTTCGTATCAATGTATGGGTGTCTCTGTGTGTGTGTAAATAATAGGTCAAAATTGAATATGCTATCAAAAAAAGGTAAATTGAATACCAATTCAAAAGCATAGGAACCAGTTGACACAGATAATGTCACTTGCCCATTAAGAAACAGCTGAACAACTATCTTTGCTAGACTCGCCCCATGCCAAATAAAGGTGATGAAGATATCAAGTATGAAACTTAAAAATGGCTAAATTGCAATCAGAATCTGACATTCATTAGagaaataaaatgtgaaaaatgcTACAAGCCTGTGTTTGACAAAGAAAGACAATTTGAACCCAAAATAGAAGTGCTGAGAACAGGAAGGCTCCACAGGTAGTATAACAGTTTTTTAATCTGAATATACAACCAAAAGAGCTGTTTAATACAAACCTGACTCTTCTGATAATGCTGCTGCTGTacaattgaaatgattttctcaaaatgagCCTTAAGGGTATCCTCTTCCATTGGCCCCTGCAAACGTTGAAACAACTGTCTGGCACTGCCCTGTGAGAAATGCagaaacactatccaatcaatgcAAAGCTAAAATCAGCATCCGATCAATGCACACCTAAAACTCAACAGTACGGTAATACGATATCTCACACTGATACATGATTAACATACTGAATTGTCAAATTCAACTTGTGAAAAGGGGGGTGCGAAATTATTGCCTTTGGAATTCCCGGTAATGTAGACGGGTAAGGTTGAGAAGACCCTGAATCTTCGGCACTATCAACCCCATCAGCAGACCTATCCATTAAGATTTTGTGACGTTCCTTGCATTCTTTAGGCATGCGGAAGACGCACTGGACATATTAGACAGCCGATAAATATTAGAATTTCAATGCTCAACAAcaaaacattttaataataatgagaAAAACAATGTGCCATGATGCCccaagaaaggaaaaaaattgaaCTTAGTACTTTTTCAGCCATAAGAACATACAATGCAAACTTGATTTTTAAAGACCTAACATGCAAGATGCAGATAAACCTAAATGAAAAGAGATGCGAGAAAAAATTTCAACATATATGTACCTTAATCTGCAGAGTATTGTTGATACAATCACTAACAAGCTCCCAATTAGGACCCATATCATGCACAAGGACAACAAGTGCCTAAGGCATTAAAATTAATCTATTTCAGGCACCCATTCATTTCTCCAACAACAATCAAAATTACAATACAATTACAGAACAAAATAAGCAAAAACCTGGTCTTCAAACGCTGTCCATGGGCTTCCTATCCCTGACTGCCCTGCAGGAATCTGCAAAAAAGAATAGACTCTAAAATTCTTCGTTACAAAAAAcgacaaaataaacaaaaaacaaaaaaaaacgaAAGACAACCACACCAGGAACAGGTTAAAAACACAATTAGTTAGACCTTCTCTGCTCAATACCTTCAGCAATTTAGCTTTCTTGCCCCTATCACGGCCACCAATCATTTTGATAAATTTAGTTGGATTGGACATGTTACTCATTTGGGAAGCTACAGGAGACGGAATAGACCCTGTCATTGGAGTGTCAAAGGAATTGTCCAGTGACTGCTTTATTATCCTTGGTTTCTTCACAGAATGTTGCGCAAACAGACCTTTTGGGAGGACATGTAAATATGTGAGGAGATCAGGAGGACAAATATTAAACGCCTCTGCAAAACTAACTACCATAACAGTTCTGAGATTAAAAAGAGCATTACCACTGCTTCCATTAGATTCAAAATGATGACTCTCCAATCTCTTTCTTGAATTATCCCTCTGCATATTTATGCCATTAAAAAAGTTGATAACTACACTATAAGAAGCATGCCAAATCCAAATTATTTGATGATCAAACCAGTCAAAAAAATGGAGAAGCATTGGGGGGAAATAATCCAAATTATTTAATGATGAAACCAGTCAAAAAAAGGGAGAAGCATTGGGGGGAAATGATCAAACATGAAATTAACAGGATGAATGAATATTCACAAGAATACAGTGCTacattaaaatagaaaataaagaataaaacaACTATAAAAACATTCATCCAAATATACAAATAACCATGCCCTAACTAAAAATCCAAAATCAATCAACtttaaaaccaaaacaaaaatcAAAGACAATTCTGCCTAATAAACAACACATTAAAAAGCAGCAAACgcaaataagaaataaaatgttcatgttatttaaaaaaaaaattaaagaatgtaTGCATATCAAAACTCATGTACTTGCAAAATTTTAGCATTTGACACAAACTCATTAAACCTAACAATTTGTGTTTATAAATTTAGTACTCTCATACTCAAAAGTAAACATTTAAACATTATGGCAagcatattttctttttcaaagaacATACAGGACCAACAACAGGGTAGATATGTAACAAATGAAGCAATTTTATTCAACAACCAAGTCAAAACTACCTGGTCATGTTGAATACTGGAATCAAGCTGCCATCTCTGTTCATATGTGGGACACTGCAGCCACAAATCAAAAACTCATTGATAGTGAGAAAGTACACTAAGTGGTTCTAGAGTAAGCAAGGCCTCACTTAACAAAGCCTAGCAAAAAACAAAGGCCTCActggagagagaaaaaaaaaaggcaacaacaacaaaaaaaatatcaaaaaacaaaaagagaggaaaaacaccaaaaaaacaAGATAGGGCTGAGCCTAAAGGACTTcagaaattttaattttctatttaccAGATGCTtggccttcttcttctttttaggTTTTGATATTTCGGTACAGTCAAATGGTACTTGCTTTTCAAAGTCCACGGCAGATTCAACCTCCAAACTTTTCTGAATCTGGGATCCACCATGCAGGGTACTCTGGTCATCCTGCAGAGAATTAGTGTCTCCACTTGAAGCATCTGTCTTACTTGGGGCCAGGACACCCCCAGGAACTCCAGTGCTAAAAGGACTCAAAACCCTTTGACGGGAAGCAGTGCGCATTCGTTTTGTAGGTATAGAACCAACATTAAGGCTACTGGCAGGCCTTTTTGCTAATAAAATGGATGGTTGATTcccaattttattttccatacacTGTCCATAAGGTGTATCAGCTCCTAACTCATACGACCTAGCTGTGTATGACTTTGTTAAGTTTTTCCGTTTCTTCTGTGCAAATTTTGACAGCCTGCTGCTTTCAACAGTTCCAGGCAAATAGTAAGTGCTTGTTTCCCCATCCTCTTCATATGCAAGCTCTTGAGTTCCAAACTCTGCATAAGTAAACTTGTCATGAACACATGATATGTCAACAAGGAAAATACAAATCACAATAGGCATCATCAATACCTGCCCCAGCATCATACATAGACGTCTCAACTTCCTCTTGCACGCTACTGCCAGTTTTctgaaaatataattaattaaaatatgttATCTAAATATCCAGATAAGCCAATAAATACATATCATCCACAATGGCAACCTTATAATAGCAAGAGACAAGAATTTATACAAAGAATAATGTTAATTCCtactttcaaatttatttttagaaaaagaaaaaaaaaaaacaaacgaTTGTTGTTCCCTagaataaaagaattaaattgccTGTCCAAACCCTCTTCCTCTTCCACATGGTGAATGTTATTCTCCAGCCTCTTTCTTACatttcttccaaaatatttttttctcgtAACAGAAACAGAGCAAAAATCTatcaataataattttaaaaggaACTGTTGATCCTCTGCTGCTCTGCCACATTCCACATATAAATAACAAGGTCCTGGACATGCATAATCCAAATATTGGAGTTGGCAAGCATGAATTTACCTCACATTGTACCACATAAGACTCAATAGATTTTCGGTAGGCTTCCATTGCACCAAGGGGCACTTTATAAAAGAGGCTTTCCTGCCACAAGGAAAAAAATACATAATGAATTCTCTTTGCAcagtgaaaatcaagaaaatatgttCATAACACCAACAACAACAAAGTCCTGAGTCCTAAGTCCCACTGAGTGGGGTTTCTGACATGAATCCTCTTCCACCATTCCATCCAAGGCAATATCCTTGTtcttaccacttcacctaaaagcttaagataTTAGGTTgttggccaacaatgtatatctaGCTTTAATACTCCCGCAAACATGCAGCCCGATAGCATGCATTGAGATAAGAAACCATTAAATAActcccattacagggaatacaataatttttaaacaccacacaataaacgtgagcaacaagactagaacccacctcctggtaaccagcccTGTTACCATgatagattaccactttacctaaaatcttaagctatTAAGCTGTAGACCAACAATGTATGATACCTTTAACAATCCTCAAAAAGGTGAAATGATGTCAAATCCTTGGTATTTCAGTTCAAGTTATTCTAGCTCTACCATGCCCTTCCTACACTCACCCCTTCTCACCGGTTCATTATTTGGTATATGCCAAGTAAATATACTcatattttttagcaaaatgtATTAATATATAATCTGTCTTTTCAAAGTATGACACCCTCCCTATACGAGAACGACTCTTCAGTGCATGACAACACCCAGCATGTTTTAACAGGTGCATCAAAAGGTCTTTCAGTATATTACATAAAATCTACTATTAACAACCAGGGAGGGCCATTCCATTCTCAACATCCAAATTATATGTGCAAGTTAAAGTGATTAACCCCATACTTCCATAAAGTGATCCTCCCATGACATTTCCAGAGTACCCAAATCAGTTACTCTATCAGGAGTCACTGGTGCTTCTGCTCGAACAGTAGGGACAGAGGAGCTGTTATCTTTCAAAAATCTCAGTGCGTATCTCTGAACAGCAAGTGCAAGGTTTTTCCCAGTATATTGTCCCTCCAAATCTTTGTTCATTTCCTGCCCATCAGCACCACATACTGTATTATATAGCACATAGAGATAAGATAAAGaagtacaatattctaaaaaGGTCACGAATTTAGTCCAATCAAAAAGGTAATGAAGCCTTGAAATTAGAATTTTCACCAAAAGAGCAGAGATGCTACCAATTCCCATAAAGGCCCAGCCCAATACCTATATTTGAAGCAGCAAacatcataaaaataaaatttaaaaaaaaaaagaataaaaaaagcaaagaaaagaaGGCAACTGCTCCAGATACAGAACAATAGTTTAAAGCCAGCAGATTCAACTTAAACATCCAGAGTTCGCACCTTATTTAACCATTGAAATACTAAGATTTTGATTTCATCTTTCTACGTTTGTGTCCCTTTCAAATGAGATCATGAGAGATGACGCAACATACCATTATGCACCCACCTCTTAAATCTGTAACCTATTCCCCCATAATAGTTTTAGGGCACACACTAACCAGTTTGCAGTACCACTTTTTTGCATtttcaattaataaaaataaaaattttattaagagGTAAACGAGATATGAAGCCAACACAAGGCGTgcatgaaggaaaaaaaaaaaaacagaaactcAAGCCCTAAATTGTCAAAAGGGCATCCTAAAAATGAACAAATAAAAGACAATTAttgtaaatttatataatatagaTGCTTAAGTTCGAGCAAAGGTTGAATTCTCAATGACTAAAAGCTTTAAGCATCAGTATCCTTACAATGAATTTTTCTCAACCTATAATATATAAGTACTGCTTTTGAAAAGCACAAAAGATAAGATCTAAGACAGTATTAACATAAAAACCAAGATAGTAGCCACACTTTACAAGTTAACAACCAAAGCATATCTcgacaataaaatattttttggcctGTAATATCTTATAAGTAGTGCTTTttgaaaagcacaaaaaagacATTATTTGGTGGGACAATCACAACATTAACATAAAGTACAAGAAAATAGCCAGTACAGTTATTCTAGTTAACAACCAAAATGTATGTATTAATATTGCAAAAGAACGTAGTGGCATAAACAATGTACCTTTGTTTCTTAATGCATAGGCCATAGATCAATGTGTCTAATAAAGACACAGTCccacagaaatatatatatacatacatatatatatatatatatatatatatatatagcaaagtGATATCTACATTAGAACAGACCATCAACATAGTTCCATTGATGAATACATATTATTTACCTCTTTGAAAGTTGAAACACAAAGAAATTCACacaagaaattaagaaagcttaAATCACAATGAGCCAACTATACATTGAGATAAATTCTATAAACCAAACAAAAGCAAGAAAAATAGAACCATTACCACTCACAGATAACTTACTGCTGTACACTTGTATATAGAGAAGCAAACAAGAAAAAGCATAGCATAGCATTGAAAACACATGATTATATTAGCCAAAAGCAGTGGCCAGAATAAAATTCAAAGTAAATAATAAGCACCTTATTTGGAACACCAACGCCATCCTTAGCAACTTCATTCCCATCAAGAGTCCCGAATCCAACCACATCAAACTTGCCATCTTCTGGACTATCACTTGGATCATCACTATTAAGAAGCAACTCTGCTGAATGCCAGAACTGCATGACAGCCTTTGCCAAGGTGTAAGCAACCTTTCTTTGCTTCGAGTATAAACCTTGTTTCTCAAATCTTAACTGTGAAGCAAAAGCGGCAGAATGACACATTTGAGCAGCAACAGTCATCTTCCAGGTACGCTCCTGCAAGCAAGAAGTGATTGTTGCAGAAGGAAAGTATGTACAAAAGGCAGGAGAACCTTAAAATCAGAAGTTACaacaatatttgaaaaaaaataaaaaataactgcATACAATAAATGCTATATAAATCTATATTACGATAAAACCACAAAAAATTGCAACGAAAAAAAGATGAGACATGAGGAATAGGAAAAATTAACTTTCAAATTTATCTGCAAAATCAGACCTGTGCAAAATCATTTGCCAGCCATGCCATTTCTTCAAGGACAAAATCCCAGTGAGATTTTCGACGAATCTCCAAGGGTAAGGCACCAACAGATAATTCAGCAATTCTCTTGCGCTTGGCCTGTTTACCATTGCATCAAACATTAAGGCAAAATAAGGCAAAAAAAAATGTGCACCCAAGTTTAACAACTTAAAAGCATAAGTTACAAAAGAAGATGTGAAAAAACCTGTATGATTCGGGCCTCTTCCAAAATAGAATCTTCGTGTGCCTTGTTTGCCATCTTTGAACAATTATCAGATGATGTTTGAACCTCAGAGGCAGACGCAGATAGAGGCAACTTGCAAGACACAGCCATTGAAAAGCCCTCAGGCTGAGGCCTATCAGTGGAAGAATTTTCATTCTTCAAATTGGAATGATCACTATCATGCAACAAATTCCCCGATATTGTATCATTTTTGGATGCATTATGATCACTCACTTTCATTCCCTCGATATTGGTTGGATACCTCGCATCATTTTCAGAGTCAGGTCTACTGCCATTTACCTCATCCTCAACTTTGACCATACATCCATTGCCAATGTGATTCTGATGAACAGAACTATGGTCAACATCAACAATGGTCTTGGCCTCATTCTTTTGTTTTACTGCTTCATTGCCTTCTAAATCTGGTGCCCCTTCAAATGCCAAAGTTTGTTCCTTAGGATTTCCATTAGAATCAACATTCTTCGGATTAGTACGTAGATCACTATCATTATTACCATCTAAGCTAACACAAGTTTGGGTACAAGAGGACTCTGAGTCTAACCCTTTTGTGCTTAATGCTGCACTGCTATGTTTGCCTTCATCCCGTATGCTTCTTCTATCCCTTTTTAAATTGTTAAACCAATTTAGTTGACCAGAACAGGTCTCATTCCCAGTGCTCACTGTAGCTGCAGAAGGCTGGCATTCGAGACCAACTGAAACTGGCTGCTCCCTTCCTCCACCCAGATCATGTCCTGCAGAAGCAGAATCAATTGGAGTCTGCTGAGCTTCAACTTTTGATTGTAGATTATGATGGTTATCCTGCAAATTATTGGAAGCTGCAACATTTAACTTTCCTTCAAACAATTCACCTTTCGTTAGGCTAGTATCCAACTCAACATCCAACTGGTTATCAGATGTCACAGTTTTAAAAACTATATCACCGTTTGGGCTTGTGGACTTTGTGTTACAAGTGGAAGCTATATTCTGGTCCTTCTGGTTGTTTATTTCAGATCTCAACCCTTTAGGATCCCTTGAACCATGACGAACAGATAATGAAGAACCATGACCACCCGAACTTGATCTAGCACCGTCACGATTGGACTTGGACCTGTTCCTTCGAGCATATGCTTGATTTTTCACCAGGCGAATTATGCCAGAGTCTTCTGATTCCTTGGCATTTTGGCTCCCTTCCATTTGGGAAGACTGCTCAGAAGGAGCAACATTACTCCTACTAGGATGTAGAGAGTTCCTTTCACCTTCAAGCGATTCATTGTCACCATCTAAAAGCAAGAGATTGTCAGCAGTATTGGGTTCATTAACTGCAGGAGCCCCTGGTCTACCGCTACTTTCGACAGAGTCTCCATGAGGAGAGGCTGTCAATGCAAAACTACCTTTCGCTTCACTGATGTACCAGAATAAATACATTAATATGTTTACTAAAAATACTCTGCAGATTACACATGACTAAAAAACAGAGGCAAGAGTTAACCTGGTCACAAGTTCAGGATGTTCTGGGAGTGAAGTAGATTGGACACTAACAGAAGCAGCATGCCCAAATTTAAAGTCCAAAGGATTGCCTCCCTGCAAGTAAGAAGCATTTAATCAGTCTATCAACTCCACACAAGGAATTCATAAAGCAAGAGAAATATTAATTGCCATACTTTCTCAAGAAATTCCAGCTCTCTTCTCCTTTCTTCACGAACATCATACTCCTGCCTGTTATCAGAAAATTGTAATTCATTTAGTTACACTGATAAACAAAAAATCTATCTATGCAAAAAAATATAACAGAGCAATGGTGCACACAAAGGGCACAACTTACTACCTAAGCTCTTCTTGAGCCTTCTCGATAGCCACTCTACGTGGAGAGGTTTTCGTACCAATACCAACTCCACCGTCAACAACTCCTCCCATGGAATCAACCTCAGCATTGACTAAGACAGCAGGACCAGAACAGCATCCATGCATTCCTAAATTTTTCCTAGAAGTTCATCCCTCCCATCTGTTTAAAAATCTACCAAATTCCTAAAAGCAATAAAATAGGAATAgtaaaataagaatgagaaaTCTATAGAAATAAAATCAATTGAAGCAAATGAATTGTAATGACATAATAATGCACATGCACTCCAAAATACGAAAATTGACTTTATATATTGATGTAGCCTCTTCATAAGCATACTGGACCAAATCCTTAACCTATAGAAAAATCAAGCTTATGTAAGTGGCTTATGTAAGTGCACATGCTGTAAAGCAAAGGAATGTGAAGTTGTGACCTAAAACAAGAAAGAATTTGGTAGTCATTTGAGTAGCAGGATCTATGAAATGTCTATAGGTAACAACATGATATGAGATACACAAGGCTTGCCTGTGCTGTGacttccaaaaataaaaaaacaggAAAAAGTGTCTATAGCATCAACTATAAATAAGGAATGTGTCAATAAGTATCACTATATTATCCAATACCAGACGCAAATCCTAGGTGCCTTAATAGTTGCTCAATCAATGGTTCAACTATGTCAAGAAGAAATTTTCATAATATCAATtgcactaacaccctaaatctgGAAGAAGACTTCACTATTAAAAGAAAAAGTACTTAGAATTCTCTCATCAACAAACTCAAAGGACAGGTGGGGGCAGGCAAAAAACAAATGAAAGAaggaaaaaatgagcaaaatatAAAACGAAAATCTTATCCAATACGAAGTAATTAAGGTTCAAcaagatgtgtgtgtgtgtatatatataaggttCAATAAGAACTATTTTACCTAGGGTCTAAGTggac includes:
- the LOC131156239 gene encoding chromatin modification-related protein EAF1 A-like isoform X2; its protein translation is MHGCCSGPAVLVNAEVDSMGGVVDGGVGIGTKTSPRRVAIEKAQEELRQEYDVREERRRELEFLEKGGNPLDFKFGHAASVSVQSTSLPEHPELVTSEAKGSFALTASPHGDSVESSGRPGAPAVNEPNTADNLLLLDGDNESLEGERNSLHPSRSNVAPSEQSSQMEGSQNAKESEDSGIIRLVKNQAYARRNRSKSNRDGARSSSGGHGSSLSVRHGSRDPKGLRSEINNQKDQNIASTCNTKSTSPNGDIVFKTVTSDNQLDVELDTSLTKGELFEGKLNVAASNNLQDNHHNLQSKVEAQQTPIDSASAGHDLGGGREQPVSVGLECQPSAATVSTGNETCSGQLNWFNNLKRDRRSIRDEGKHSSAALSTKGLDSESSCTQTCVSLDGNNDSDLRTNPKNVDSNGNPKEQTLAFEGAPDLEGNEAVKQKNEAKTIVDVDHSSVHQNHIGNGCMVKVEDEVNGSRPDSENDARYPTNIEGMKVSDHNASKNDTISGNLLHDSDHSNLKNENSSTDRPQPEGFSMAVSCKLPLSASASEVQTSSDNCSKMANKAHEDSILEEARIIQAKRKRIAELSVGALPLEIRRKSHWDFVLEEMAWLANDFAQERTWKMTVAAQMCHSAAFASQLRFEKQGLYSKQRKVAYTLAKAVMQFWHSAELLLNSDDPSDSPEDGKFDVVGFGTLDGNEVAKDGVGVPNKVLGWAFMGIGSISALLEMNKDLEGQYTGKNLALAVQRYALRFLKDNSSSVPTVRAEAPVTPDRVTDLGTLEMSWEDHFMEESLFYKVPLGAMEAYRKSIESYVVQCEKTGSSVQEEVETSMYDAGAEFGTQELAYEEDGETSTYYLPGTVESSRLSKFAQKKRKNLTKSYTARSYELGADTPYGQCMENKIGNQPSILLAKRPASSLNVGSIPTKRMRTASRQRVLSPFSTGVPGGVLAPSKTDASSGDTNSLQDDQSTLHGGSQIQKSLEVESAVDFEKQVPFDCTEISKPKKKKKAKHLCPTYEQRWQLDSSIQHDQRDNSRKRLESHHFESNGSSGLFAQHSVKKPRIIKQSLDNSFDTPMTGSIPSPVASQMSNMSNPTKFIKMIGGRDRGKKAKLLKIPAGQSGIGSPWTAFEDQALVVLVHDMGPNWELVSDCINNTLQIKCVFRMPKECKERHKILMDRSADGVDSAEDSGSSQPYPSTLPGIPKGSARQLFQRLQGPMEEDTLKAHFEKIISIVQQQHYQKSQESKQIATGIHNSHIVALSQVCPNNLNGVTLTPLDLIDAATSNPDVLSLGYQGSHTSGLPISNQGSVASILPASGANSSLQGSSGMILGSNLSSPSAPLNGSVRDGRYGVPRASSLPVEEQQRMQQYNHMLSGRNIQQASLSVPGTDRGVRMLPGGNSMGMMCGPNRSMPMPRPGLPGIASSSMLNSGSMLSSSMMGMPSPVNIHSGASSAQGNSLLRPREALHMMRPGQNTEHQRQMMVPEIQMQVTQGNNQGVPPFSGLSSAFSNQTIPSPVQTYAVHPPQQHQMSPQQSHVLGNPHHPHLQGPNHTASTQQQAYAIRLAKERQLQQRIFQQQQQQQQQQFAASNTLMPHVQSQAQIAPISSSLQNSSPIQPQTSQSVSLPPLTSSSPMTPISSQHQQKHHLPPHGIGRSSQTGAGVLASQMGKQRQRQLQQQQQFPQAGRHHPQQRPSSQSQQQAKLLKGIGRGNMLMHQNLPMDSSHLNGLTPPTSSQAADKGEQVMQLMQGQGLYSGSGLNAAQAAKPLVAPKPQPPQQPQKLFLVVTLCQTSRTTTPPYFLIIAVKARFHQFLLVCQLSDSHHAAPLIMLPHAAHCS